In a genomic window of Niallia taxi:
- the cydD gene encoding thiol reductant ABC exporter subunit CydD translates to MQKLKQTIWLYKKSIFILMGLTLLLGIAIITQAFAMTSIVDGVFLKDQTFADIVPWLLLLLLILLMRSGSDYLSKRIGVSIASDVKGNIRRELLTKYTNSSLHIAGKGQTGKKVSMLLDGVDEMDSFYSQFIPQVMQSIFVPILILIVVFTQHVNSGLILIVSAPFIPIYMIIIGIKTQKKSEEKLEKLASFSGKFLDTLKGLVTLKLFDQTNRQKDELEKTSLGFRDTTLEILKIAFTQSFALELISMLSIGIVALELAIQMIIYQNISFFPAFFILILVPEFFTSLKELGLTFHNGRASMGATKKVLEEFEEQDSLIVWGGQEIPEQGNPPTIKLDHVGYTYPDDGFQLQPMTATFLPKQKIAIVGASGTGKSTLLHLLAGMITPGNGSIKLNNMELTSYTEASWLKQISYISQHPYMFSGTILENISMGMTEAVDEKAVYEAAKLAGLLPLITSLEKGLQTSIGEAGRGLSSGEKQRVSIARAFLKKPKIVLLDEPTRGLDLATEGILQQSIEKLSEMATVITVAHRLHTIQNADQILYLEKGRLQAIGTHKYLLDNVPAYKKVVTIQKGGAKQ, encoded by the coding sequence ATGCAAAAGCTAAAGCAGACCATATGGCTATATAAAAAAAGTATCTTTATATTAATGGGATTAACTTTATTACTTGGCATAGCAATTATTACTCAGGCTTTTGCAATGACGAGTATTGTTGACGGTGTATTTTTGAAAGATCAAACTTTTGCGGATATTGTACCATGGCTACTGCTCTTATTATTGATATTACTAATGAGGTCCGGTTCGGATTATTTAAGTAAACGTATCGGAGTATCAATAGCTAGTGATGTTAAGGGAAATATTCGTAGAGAATTATTAACAAAATATACGAATAGCTCCTTGCATATTGCTGGAAAAGGGCAAACAGGGAAAAAGGTTAGCATGCTGCTTGATGGTGTTGATGAAATGGACAGCTTTTATAGTCAATTTATTCCTCAAGTGATGCAGAGTATATTTGTGCCAATATTAATATTAATTGTAGTTTTTACACAGCATGTGAACTCTGGTCTAATATTAATAGTTTCAGCACCTTTTATTCCGATTTACATGATTATCATCGGTATTAAAACTCAAAAAAAGTCAGAGGAGAAGTTAGAAAAATTAGCTTCTTTTTCTGGCAAATTTCTTGATACATTAAAAGGACTTGTTACGTTAAAGCTATTTGACCAAACGAACCGTCAAAAGGATGAATTAGAAAAAACGAGTTTGGGCTTTCGTGACACGACACTCGAAATTCTTAAAATTGCCTTTACACAATCCTTTGCACTTGAACTTATTTCCATGTTAAGTATAGGAATTGTTGCACTGGAACTGGCTATCCAAATGATTATTTATCAAAATATATCCTTCTTTCCTGCCTTTTTCATTTTAATTCTAGTACCGGAGTTTTTTACTTCATTAAAAGAATTAGGATTAACATTTCATAATGGCAGGGCAAGTATGGGAGCAACAAAAAAAGTATTGGAAGAATTTGAAGAACAAGATAGTTTGATAGTATGGGGAGGACAAGAAATACCTGAGCAGGGCAATCCACCAACTATTAAGCTTGATCACGTAGGGTATACCTATCCTGATGACGGCTTTCAATTACAGCCCATGACTGCTACATTTCTACCAAAACAAAAAATTGCGATAGTTGGGGCAAGTGGCACAGGGAAATCTACGTTACTTCATTTATTGGCAGGGATGATAACGCCAGGCAACGGATCAATTAAACTCAATAATATGGAGCTCACTTCCTATACGGAAGCATCCTGGTTAAAGCAGATTTCTTATATTTCGCAACATCCTTATATGTTTTCAGGTACGATACTTGAAAATATTTCAATGGGGATGACAGAAGCGGTTGATGAAAAGGCTGTATATGAAGCTGCAAAACTAGCAGGGCTTTTACCGTTAATTACTTCTTTAGAAAAAGGGCTACAAACAAGCATAGGCGAAGCTGGCAGGGGACTTTCAAGTGGAGAGAAGCAGCGCGTATCCATTGCACGAGCCTTCCTTAAAAAACCAAAAATTGTTTTACTTGATGAGCCAACACGAGGACTTGATCTAGCTACGGAAGGTATTTTGCAGCAATCGATTGAAAAACTAAGTGAAATGGCAACCGTTATAACGGTTGCTCATCGTTTGCACACCATTCAAAATGCAGATCAAATTCTTTATTTGGAAAAAGGACGACTACAAGCAATCGGTACACATAAATACTTGCTAGACAATGTACCGGCATATAAAAA
- a CDS encoding cytochrome d ubiquinol oxidase subunit II, with product MSYEIIGISVLWLFLYGYLIVASIDFGAGFFAYFAKVTKRDHIINKIISRYLSPVWEVTNVFLVFFFVGIVGFFPSSAYYYGSALLVPASFAIILIAIRGSFYAFENYGSKQSNVYMFLYGATGLFIPASLSVALTISEGGFISEHNGQVSLKYLELFTSPLAWSIVGLAIVSVLFISASFITYYASKANDKPALHLVRKWALFWATPTIIMALTTMIALSQRNQQNFENMIDLWWVFGLSMAFFLIAISLLYIGKYYGVAFIAVMMQFFLAFFGYGMAKFPYLLFPQINIEESATNPSMAIALIAAFIGGLLLLVPSLILLMRLFLFDANYAKGKK from the coding sequence ATGAGCTATGAAATCATAGGGATTAGTGTATTATGGTTGTTTTTATATGGTTATCTAATTGTGGCATCAATTGATTTTGGTGCAGGCTTTTTTGCTTATTTTGCAAAGGTAACAAAACGAGATCACATCATAAACAAAATTATTTCGCGATATTTATCTCCAGTTTGGGAAGTAACCAATGTATTTCTAGTATTCTTTTTTGTTGGTATTGTTGGTTTCTTTCCATCATCAGCCTATTATTATGGATCTGCATTACTTGTACCTGCAAGCTTCGCCATCATTTTAATAGCGATTCGAGGCTCGTTTTATGCTTTTGAAAATTATGGATCAAAACAAAGTAATGTTTATATGTTTCTATATGGTGCTACAGGGTTGTTTATCCCCGCATCCCTGTCGGTTGCTTTAACGATTTCTGAGGGCGGATTCATTTCTGAACACAATGGTCAAGTATCATTAAAGTATTTGGAGTTATTTACGAGCCCATTGGCTTGGAGCATTGTTGGGTTAGCGATAGTATCCGTTCTTTTTATAAGTGCAAGCTTTATTACTTATTATGCTTCAAAGGCAAATGATAAACCAGCTCTTCATTTAGTGAGGAAATGGGCATTGTTTTGGGCTACACCAACCATTATTATGGCATTAACAACAATGATTGCTTTAAGTCAGAGGAACCAGCAGAATTTCGAAAATATGATTGATTTATGGTGGGTTTTTGGACTATCCATGGCATTTTTCTTAATCGCCATCAGTCTATTATATATTGGTAAATATTATGGTGTTGCCTTTATTGCCGTAATGATGCAATTTTTCTTGGCATTTTTCGGGTACGGAATGGCTAAATTTCCATATTTACTTTTCCCACAAATAAATATAGAAGAGAGTGCTACAAATCCTTCGATGGCAATTGCACTTATCGCTGCATTTATAGGAGGACTGCTTTTATTAGTTCCATCTCTTATTTTGCTTATGCGTCTATTCTTATTTGATGCAAATTATGCGAAGGGAAAGAAGTAA
- a CDS encoding cytochrome ubiquinol oxidase subunit I, translated as MEFDTVTISRLITAMTLIFHIVFATLGVGVPLFISLAEFIGIRKKDKHYELLAKRWARGFVISVAIGVVTGTAIALQLSLVWPNFMQLAGNVIALPLFMEVFAFFFEAIFLGIYLYTWDRFKSKYTHWLISIPVIIGAGMSAVFISTVNSFMNSPSGFTMENGEFSAVNPFEAMLNPSTPTRVFHVLGGSYLTVAAILAAIAAFALLRKKGAAEYHKKALKMTVISMFVFSILTALGGDLSAKYLAKHQTEKLAAAEWHFETEGNADLVLFGWLNEDNEVVGAIRVPGFLSFLAHGDFTSEVTGLEATPEDERPPLIIHYLFDLMVMIGFFLLAVSFLYLVLSRLKRWDVHNKFILWLLALGGPLAMLAVEFGWLFAELGRQPWILRGYMTVEEAATKSPYIVHMFFLFLALYVVLGTLFILTLRKLFKDNPVELDLEKHYPELSKGDKK; from the coding sequence ATGGAGTTTGATACAGTTACGATAAGTAGATTAATTACAGCTATGACTCTGATTTTTCATATTGTTTTTGCTACTTTAGGTGTAGGTGTACCATTATTTATTTCATTAGCTGAGTTTATTGGTATTAGAAAGAAAGATAAACATTATGAATTATTAGCTAAACGATGGGCCAGAGGGTTTGTTATATCTGTAGCAATAGGGGTAGTTACAGGTACTGCTATCGCTTTACAGTTATCACTCGTTTGGCCAAACTTTATGCAGCTTGCAGGGAATGTGATTGCGCTGCCACTGTTTATGGAGGTTTTTGCGTTTTTCTTTGAAGCCATATTTCTTGGAATTTACCTTTATACATGGGATCGTTTTAAAAGTAAATATACGCACTGGTTAATATCCATACCTGTAATTATTGGTGCTGGTATGTCAGCTGTCTTTATTAGCACAGTTAATTCGTTTATGAATTCACCTTCTGGCTTCACAATGGAAAACGGTGAATTTTCGGCAGTTAATCCATTTGAAGCAATGTTAAACCCATCCACTCCAACAAGAGTATTTCATGTTTTAGGAGGCTCGTACTTAACAGTTGCTGCAATCTTAGCAGCTATTGCGGCGTTCGCACTATTAAGAAAAAAGGGAGCTGCAGAATATCATAAAAAAGCATTGAAAATGACTGTTATTTCTATGTTTGTTTTTTCCATCCTAACAGCATTAGGTGGAGACTTGTCAGCAAAATACCTTGCAAAACATCAAACAGAAAAACTAGCAGCCGCAGAATGGCATTTTGAAACAGAAGGAAATGCTGATTTAGTACTTTTTGGTTGGTTAAATGAAGATAATGAAGTCGTTGGCGCCATTCGGGTTCCCGGTTTCTTAAGCTTTTTAGCGCATGGTGATTTTACTAGTGAGGTAACAGGACTAGAAGCAACACCTGAAGATGAACGACCACCATTGATTATTCATTATTTGTTTGATTTGATGGTTATGATTGGCTTCTTCTTATTAGCAGTTTCGTTTTTGTATCTTGTCCTAAGCAGATTAAAACGCTGGGATGTCCACAATAAATTTATTCTATGGCTCCTTGCTCTTGGCGGTCCACTTGCGATGTTAGCAGTTGAGTTCGGTTGGCTTTTCGCTGAGCTTGGCAGACAGCCATGGATTTTGAGAGGCTACATGACAGTAGAAGAGGCTGCGACTAAATCACCCTATATTGTGCATATGTTCTTCTTATTTTTAGCATTATACGTGGTGCTTGGAACGCTATTTATTCTTACCTTAAGAAAATTGTTTAAAGATAATCCAGTGGAGCTTGATTTGGAGAAGCACTACCCTGAATTATCAAAGGGGGATAAAAAATGA